The Petrocella atlantisensis genome has a window encoding:
- a CDS encoding pseudouridine synthase, whose protein sequence is MIEINITPQNQHQRIDKFMLKVLPGMSKSFCYKMFRKKNITLNGKKINGHEICHEGDLIQVYFTQETYDHFATRIQEKRFESDGVLDVVYEDDQLIVINKAIGVLSQDDGTAVSVIDQIRSYYEEKNVQMDTGFRIGVSNRLDRNTTGIVLSAKSLPMAQIINQKIKNHEVVKLYKSIVFGKIDKDIELKDTIHKDHNNNKVSIDQDGEIMIHTLLKPLRWNESFTEVEIEIKTGKTHQIRVHLASIGHPVIGDNKYGNIHLNKDFKRKYNLNHQLLHAYSYQFIEGDIPLDNERYYKPFIAINPDLYNTIAKAVFK, encoded by the coding sequence ATGATTGAAATAAATATTACACCTCAAAACCAACATCAAAGAATTGATAAATTCATGCTTAAGGTATTGCCCGGTATGTCAAAAAGTTTTTGCTATAAAATGTTCCGCAAAAAAAATATCACCCTAAACGGGAAAAAAATAAATGGTCATGAAATTTGTCATGAAGGGGATTTGATTCAAGTTTACTTCACGCAGGAAACTTACGATCACTTTGCTACAAGAATACAAGAAAAAAGATTTGAAAGTGATGGCGTTTTGGATGTGGTTTATGAAGACGATCAACTTATAGTTATCAATAAGGCCATTGGTGTGTTATCTCAAGATGATGGAACAGCTGTATCCGTTATAGATCAAATCAGGTCCTATTACGAAGAAAAAAACGTTCAAATGGATACTGGGTTTAGAATTGGGGTTAGTAACCGTCTTGATCGCAATACCACCGGCATTGTGCTTTCTGCTAAATCCTTGCCAATGGCTCAAATCATCAATCAAAAGATTAAAAACCATGAAGTTGTTAAATTGTATAAAAGTATAGTATTCGGTAAGATTGATAAAGACATAGAGCTAAAGGATACGATTCATAAAGATCATAATAACAATAAGGTATCGATTGACCAAGATGGGGAAATCATGATTCATACCCTTCTAAAGCCATTAAGATGGAATGAATCTTTTACTGAAGTTGAAATTGAGATCAAAACAGGTAAGACCCATCAAATACGTGTGCATTTAGCATCTATAGGTCATCCCGTTATTGGCGACAACAAATATGGGAATATACACTTAAACAAGGACTTTAAGCGTAAATATAATTTAAACCATCAGTTACTCCATGCTTATAGTTATCAGTTTATAGAAGGTGATATCCCTCTTGATAATGAACGTTACTATAAGCCATTTATTGCTATCAATCCAGACCTATATAATACCATTGCAAAGGCTGTGTTCAAATGA
- a CDS encoding Holliday junction resolvase RecU, giving the protein MAYWGSRGLRGSTLEEMVNITNERYLEHGLALIEKIPTPIKPITLGKESGTITMAYFEKKGSVDYIGVVQGIPICFDAKETSKDYFPLKNIHEHQIAYMQSFEKQEGVAFMLIYFSKQNRYFFLPFGIILTHWQEARSGGRKSIPMSAFDASLEIKSKSGYLVHYLEALSKYLSNNGE; this is encoded by the coding sequence ATGGCGTATTGGGGTTCAAGAGGTTTAAGAGGTAGTACTTTAGAAGAAATGGTCAACATAACCAATGAACGCTATTTAGAGCACGGACTTGCGCTCATTGAAAAAATACCAACGCCTATTAAGCCCATAACATTAGGAAAAGAAAGTGGCACCATTACCATGGCTTATTTTGAGAAAAAGGGTAGTGTGGACTATATTGGTGTCGTACAAGGTATACCCATATGTTTTGATGCCAAAGAGACTTCAAAAGACTATTTTCCACTTAAAAATATTCATGAACATCAGATTGCTTATATGCAGTCTTTTGAAAAGCAAGAAGGTGTAGCCTTTATGTTGATTTATTTTTCTAAGCAGAATCGGTATTTCTTCTTACCATTTGGAATTATTTTAACCCATTGGCAAGAAGCAAGGTCTGGTGGTCGTAAATCTATACCTATGTCTGCCTTTGATGCTAGCTTAGAAATCAAAAGTAAGTCAGGTTATCTTGTACATTATCTAGAGGCATTAAGCAAATACCTTAGTAATAACGGAGAATAA
- the queG gene encoding tRNA epoxyqueuosine(34) reductase QueG produces MKAQVIKEDIIKFCDSIGVQAVGFTSALPFNELKEDYQYRQQQHLNCTFEVRDSVLDLMDPKRIMTDAKSFISILEPHQPYSQIKPTSGIGRMASGTASLDYHKILDGHLEKLQIFLQEKYDIHGVKLCDTTPLSDRAIAVRAGLGVLRRNNMFYHKTMGSYVNIASLLIDFDLEATDHDKEAIPCGTCQICKVTCPTKAIIGDGTINSNRCISYLTQKNETSEEESKMIGNMIYGCDICQLRCPVNNKVKNPFVEFIVDQEVDLVTLLNIDNATFKNTYGRTASGWRGKRTLQRNAIAAMGNSGDRGMIEILNKYEDDNRSIIKREVQRAITRLKNIEVK; encoded by the coding sequence ATGAAGGCTCAGGTCATAAAAGAAGATATCATAAAGTTTTGTGATTCAATCGGTGTTCAAGCGGTTGGCTTTACCAGTGCCTTGCCCTTTAATGAGCTGAAGGAAGACTATCAGTATCGGCAGCAACAGCATTTGAACTGCACATTTGAAGTCAGGGATTCTGTTTTAGATTTAATGGACCCTAAAAGAATAATGACAGATGCCAAATCCTTCATTAGTATCTTAGAACCACATCAGCCTTATTCTCAGATTAAACCTACAAGTGGTATAGGGCGTATGGCCAGCGGAACGGCATCTCTTGATTACCATAAAATACTAGACGGACATCTGGAAAAACTACAAATTTTTTTACAAGAGAAATATGATATCCACGGTGTTAAGCTTTGTGACACAACACCTTTATCAGATCGTGCCATAGCTGTACGTGCCGGTTTAGGTGTTTTACGACGAAACAATATGTTCTATCATAAAACCATGGGCAGTTATGTTAATATTGCTTCCTTGCTTATTGACTTTGATTTGGAAGCTACAGATCATGATAAGGAAGCAATACCGTGTGGTACGTGTCAGATATGCAAAGTAACTTGCCCAACAAAAGCAATAATTGGTGATGGAACCATTAATAGTAATAGATGTATATCTTACCTGACACAAAAGAATGAAACATCCGAGGAAGAATCTAAAATGATTGGGAATATGATTTATGGATGTGATATTTGTCAACTTAGATGTCCAGTCAATAACAAAGTTAAGAATCCTTTCGTAGAATTCATAGTGGATCAGGAAGTGGACTTGGTCACCTTACTTAATATAGATAATGCTACTTTTAAGAACACTTATGGTAGGACTGCTTCTGGTTGGCGTGGTAAGCGAACTTTACAACGCAATGCCATTGCAGCTATGGGTAACTCAGGTGACAGGGGTATGATTGAAATCTTAAACAAATATGAAGATGACAATAGAAGCATTATCAAGCGTGAAGTTCAAAGGGCAATAACACGTTTGAAAAACATCGAGGTGAAATGA